In Deinococcus psychrotolerans, the genomic window AGCGCGGGCGTCGTGGAGTCGGCGGTAGCCGTTCTGGGCGCTGACAAAGGCGTCCTCGCTCATCTCCGTGACGCTGCGGTAGTGGCTGCCCACCAACAAAAAGCGCACCACCTGTGGGTCAATCCGCTCAAACAGCTCTTTGAGGGTGGTGAAGTTGCCTTTGCTCTTGCTCATCTTCTCGCCGCCGATGGTCAGCATGTTGTTGTGCATCCAGTAGCGGGCAAAGCCGTGGCCCGCCGCCTCAGCTTGGGCAATTTCGGCTTCGTGGTGCGGAAACTCCAGATCGAGGCCGCCGCCGTGAATATCGAAATTCTCGCCCAGATACTTGAGGCTCATGGCCGAGCATTCGATGTGCCAGCCGGGAAAGCCTGAGCCCCACGGCGAATTCCAGCGCATGATGTGGCCATGCTCGGCTTTTTTCCAGAGGGCAAAGTCGCGGGCGTCGCGCTTCTCGCCGCGCACCGTTTCGCGGGTTCCTTCTTCCTGGTCGTCAAGTTTGCGGCCGGACAGCTTGCCGTAGCTCGGCCAACTGCGAACGTCAAAGTAAACACTGCCGCCCGCTTCGTAAGCGTGGCCTCTGGCGATCAGTTCCTGAATCAGCTCGATCTGCTCGGTGATGTGGCCGGTGGCGCGGGGCTGAATGCTGGGCCGCTGCACGCTGAGGCGGGCCATATCGTCCATGAAGCTCCAGTAATACTTCTCGGCCACTTCCATCGGCTCAAGTTTTTCCAGCGCGGCGCGGCGGGCAATTTTGTCTTCGCCTTCGTCGGCGTCATTCAGCAGGTGCCCCACGTCGGTGATGTTGCTGACATAGCGCACGGCGTTGCCCCGGTGCGTCAGGTAGCGCCGGATCACGTCAAAGGCCACTTCTTTTTTGGCGTGGCCGAGGTGGGCGTCGCTGTAGACGGTCGGGCCGCACAGATACATCCCGATTTTGCCGGGCGTGCCCGCAACGAACTTGACTTTCTGGCGCTGCATCGAGTCGTGCAGCACGATATCGGGCCAGTGGAGATCCGGGAAGAGGGAACCAAAATTGGGAGCGGAGTCGGTCATACAGTCTCCAAGACAAACGGGTGAGAAGAAGTCAAGGCACAAAAAAAGCCGCGTTCCAAAGCAAGGATCGGCGGCAGCGCGGCGTAATCGGCGGCTACCGTGGACACCCACAACACAAGTTGAGTAGAAAAGCGGCGCTGAGCATAAAAAAACTATAGCACCTCTCCAGTTCACCCCATGGAGCACGGGTCACGGGGCTTAGAAGTGGCGGGCCGGAGTTCTCTGCTCAAATTCTGTTGTGGCCCGCTCTGCTTTGCTGCTGTTTTTGCCGCTGGCGGTGATAGAGCTGGGCCGAGGTAACGCTGATAAAGTTGGTGTCCGGCTGTACAGTGGTTTGGCTGTGGGGCTGACGCCACTGATTTGCAGAAGCGCTGAGGGTAAGCAAGCACGCTGGAGGAAGAATGGACAAAGTGCAGCAACCTCAAGTTTTGTTTTGGGATATCGGCGGCGTGCTGCTGACCAAC contains:
- the cysS gene encoding cysteine--tRNA ligase — protein: MTDSAPNFGSLFPDLHWPDIVLHDSMQRQKVKFVAGTPGKIGMYLCGPTVYSDAHLGHAKKEVAFDVIRRYLTHRGNAVRYVSNITDVGHLLNDADEGEDKIARRAALEKLEPMEVAEKYYWSFMDDMARLSVQRPSIQPRATGHITEQIELIQELIARGHAYEAGGSVYFDVRSWPSYGKLSGRKLDDQEEGTRETVRGEKRDARDFALWKKAEHGHIMRWNSPWGSGFPGWHIECSAMSLKYLGENFDIHGGGLDLEFPHHEAEIAQAEAAGHGFARYWMHNNMLTIGGEKMSKSKGNFTTLKELFERIDPQVVRFLLVGSHYRSVTEMSEDAFVSAQNGYRRLHDARAEVERRLVSAPKRSDALSAKVTQHVQAFEEAMSDDFNTPRAVAALFNLTSDVNAALAGEVGREALEQAKAAYDELGGQVLGLFDSGVANSASQDDTALVSTLMDVVLDARQHYRLSKQYEQSDALRGKLADVGVTVEDTKDGQRWKR